From the Caldalkalibacillus thermarum genome, the window TCGTCAACGCCCTCAATTCAGGGGCTAAAACCTTCATGGCTGACTTTGAAGATGCCAATTCCCCCACCTGGGATAATACCATTCAGGGCCAAATCAACCTGCGTGACGCCATTCGCCGCCAAATTGACTTTACCACACCGGAGGGAAAAGAATACAAGTTAAAGGATAAGGTGGCCACTCTGATCGTACGGCCCCGTGGCTGGCATCTGGATGAAAAACATGTCCTGGTAGACGGAAAGCCTGTTCCGGGTGGCATTTTTGATTTTGCGTTGTATTTCTTCCACAATGCCAAGACGTTGATTGAACAAGGGTCTGGCCCGTACTTCTATTTGCCCAAAATGGAAAGCCATCTGGAGGCCAGATTGTGGAATGACATCTTTGTCATGGCTCAGGAGGAACTTGGCATCCCCCGTGGAACCATCAAGGCCACAGTCCTGATTGAGACCATCCTGGCCGCTTTTGAAATGGATGAGATTTTGTATGAATTACGGGAACATTCTGCAGGGCTGAATTGCGGCCGCTGGGACTATATCTTCAGTTACATCAAAGTGTTGCGCAATCATCCTGATGTGATTTTGCCGGACCGCAACTCTGTCACCATGACCGTTCCTTTTATGCGGGCTTACACCTTGCTGACCATCAAAACATGCCATAAGCGCAAGGCGCCTGCCATTGGCGGCATGGCCGCCCAAATTCCGGTCAAGGATGATCCGCAAGCGAACGAGGAAGCTTTTGCCAAAGTTCGGGCGGATAAAGAGAGAGAGGCAAAGGACGGTCATGATGGAACGTGGGTCGCTCATCCGGCACTGGTGCCTGTGGCTATGGAAGTATTTGACAAATATTTGCCTACTCCCAACCAGATTCACAGACAGCGTGACGATGTGCAGGTCACAGCCAGTGATCTCTTAGC encodes:
- the aceB gene encoding malate synthase A, with amino-acid sequence MATQAYHNIEGVQINAPVTPAYAEILTPEALKFMAKLVRAFADRRDELLKRRVERQKEFNAGRLPDFLKETEHIRNGDWTIAPLPEDLQDRRVEITGPAGVRKMVVNALNSGAKTFMADFEDANSPTWDNTIQGQINLRDAIRRQIDFTTPEGKEYKLKDKVATLIVRPRGWHLDEKHVLVDGKPVPGGIFDFALYFFHNAKTLIEQGSGPYFYLPKMESHLEARLWNDIFVMAQEELGIPRGTIKATVLIETILAAFEMDEILYELREHSAGLNCGRWDYIFSYIKVLRNHPDVILPDRNSVTMTVPFMRAYTLLTIKTCHKRKAPAIGGMAAQIPVKDDPQANEEAFAKVRADKEREAKDGHDGTWVAHPALVPVAMEVFDKYLPTPNQIHRQRDDVQVTASDLLAVPEGKITEAGLRNNISVGIQYLEAWLNGSGAVPIFNLMEDAATAEIARTQVWQWIHHPKGVLDDGRKVTVELVNQLVDEELQKIKEMVGEERFKTGKYDLAVELFTKMATAEELVDFLTLPCYEYLD